One genomic segment of Actinoplanes ianthinogenes includes these proteins:
- a CDS encoding putative bifunctional diguanylate cyclase/phosphodiesterase — MRSVLPPAIARRQWQFMAAIGVLATALYAAYSSSNLASVSLVILGVLTVAACFVGPRRWGAEPPVAWLLMALAALLFLVGLLIRPTVTNQPMPLPLLADAATFSGYLLLGMFLFMLLRRRQSLERHAVLDGLIVCLAAGLTSTLLLAAPAAAIPGRPALLSIIQGTYPLFDVVLALLVINLAFTTKTWPISMLALLVMMVGLFVGDTAYAIVGVNGQIYASPLLNIPYVTAYTALGVAALHPSVAEMSRADRLPVQAWSWQRLAVLLPALFLPFALLLTTGTSAASHRLLIAVAGALMILLLLARAITAVQAQVAAQLHSEHQATHDPLTSLPNRQSVSGEIERLVTSVDSQGPQRVWVYMLDLDGFKWVNDSWGHDTGDQLVIEVGRRLRAQVPEQVPVARVGGDEFLLAFVGDKAGALRLVDDIRGCFARSFTVRDTEVVISASIGIAHSSGDSARAAVTAEALMRDADTAMYRAKAEGPGRSTIFDTSMHDQARERIELEVALRQALSDDQLYVVYQPIVRLETGMPVGAEALVRWEHPTRGQIPPMLFIPIAEDSGLISQIGTFVRNEALRQLGVWRSQGVVSESFYLSINVSPRQLSEPDLPLVVSGELFKYGVPAQCVALEMTESVMVDGSSVTARVLHELRQLGAKLLVDDFGTGFSALGYLRRFPVTGVKIDRSFVIGLGKNVEDDEIVRAVVAMSHALGLSVIAEGVETVLQREALYHVGVVNGQGWLWGKAVPATEFAERWHLAAALPDIPLPVAAVTSSGRHRRPEQG, encoded by the coding sequence GTGCGCTCCGTGCTCCCGCCCGCCATCGCCCGCCGCCAATGGCAGTTCATGGCCGCGATCGGGGTCCTGGCGACCGCGCTCTACGCCGCGTACTCGTCGTCGAACCTCGCCTCGGTGAGCCTGGTGATCCTGGGCGTGCTCACCGTGGCCGCCTGTTTCGTCGGCCCGCGCCGCTGGGGCGCCGAACCGCCGGTGGCCTGGCTGCTGATGGCCCTGGCGGCGCTGCTCTTCCTGGTCGGGCTGCTGATCCGGCCGACGGTCACGAACCAGCCGATGCCGCTGCCGCTGCTCGCCGACGCGGCCACCTTCAGCGGCTACCTGCTGCTCGGCATGTTCCTGTTCATGCTGCTGCGCCGCCGGCAGAGCCTGGAACGGCACGCCGTGCTGGACGGCCTGATCGTCTGCCTGGCCGCCGGGCTGACCAGCACGCTGCTGCTGGCCGCGCCGGCCGCCGCGATCCCCGGCCGGCCCGCGCTGCTCTCCATCATCCAGGGCACCTACCCGCTCTTCGACGTCGTGCTGGCGCTGCTGGTGATCAATCTCGCGTTCACCACCAAGACCTGGCCGATCAGCATGCTCGCGCTGCTGGTGATGATGGTGGGGCTGTTCGTCGGGGACACCGCGTACGCCATCGTCGGCGTCAACGGGCAGATCTACGCCTCGCCGCTGCTCAACATCCCGTACGTGACGGCCTACACCGCGCTCGGCGTGGCGGCCCTGCACCCGTCGGTCGCCGAGATGAGCCGCGCCGACCGGCTGCCCGTGCAGGCCTGGTCCTGGCAGCGGCTGGCGGTGCTGCTCCCCGCGCTGTTCCTGCCGTTCGCGCTGCTGCTGACCACCGGGACCAGCGCGGCCTCGCACCGGCTGCTGATCGCGGTGGCCGGCGCGCTGATGATCCTGCTGCTGCTGGCCCGGGCGATCACCGCGGTGCAGGCGCAGGTCGCCGCCCAGCTGCACTCCGAGCACCAGGCCACCCACGACCCGCTCACCTCGCTGCCGAACCGGCAGTCCGTCTCCGGCGAGATCGAACGGCTGGTCACCTCGGTCGACTCGCAGGGTCCGCAGCGGGTGTGGGTCTACATGCTCGACCTGGACGGGTTCAAGTGGGTCAACGACTCGTGGGGCCACGACACCGGCGACCAGCTGGTGATCGAGGTGGGCCGGCGGCTGCGGGCGCAGGTGCCCGAGCAGGTCCCGGTGGCCCGGGTCGGCGGCGACGAGTTCCTGCTCGCCTTCGTCGGCGACAAGGCGGGTGCGCTGCGGCTGGTGGACGACATCCGGGGCTGTTTCGCCCGCTCGTTCACGGTCCGCGACACCGAGGTGGTGATCAGCGCGTCGATCGGCATCGCGCACTCCAGCGGCGACTCGGCGCGGGCCGCGGTGACCGCCGAGGCGCTGATGCGGGACGCGGACACCGCGATGTACCGGGCCAAGGCCGAGGGCCCGGGCCGGTCCACCATCTTCGACACCTCCATGCACGACCAGGCCCGGGAGCGGATCGAGCTGGAGGTGGCGCTGCGCCAGGCGCTCAGCGACGACCAGCTCTACGTGGTGTACCAGCCGATCGTGCGGCTGGAGACCGGGATGCCGGTGGGCGCCGAGGCGCTGGTCCGCTGGGAGCACCCGACCCGCGGCCAGATCCCGCCGATGCTGTTCATCCCGATCGCCGAGGACTCCGGCCTGATCTCGCAGATCGGCACGTTCGTCCGCAACGAGGCGCTGCGCCAGCTCGGCGTGTGGCGCTCGCAGGGCGTCGTCTCGGAGAGCTTCTACCTGTCCATCAACGTGTCGCCGCGCCAGCTCAGCGAGCCGGACCTGCCGCTGGTGGTCTCCGGCGAGCTGTTCAAGTACGGCGTCCCGGCACAGTGCGTGGCCCTGGAGATGACCGAGTCGGTGATGGTCGACGGCTCCAGCGTGACCGCCCGGGTCCTGCACGAGCTGCGCCAGCTCGGCGCGAAACTGCTGGTCGACGACTTCGGCACGGGCTTCTCGGCGCTCGGTTACCTGCGCCGCTTCCCGGTCACCGGCGTCAAGATCGACCGCTCGTTCGTCATCGGCCTCGGCAAGAACGTGGAGGACGACGAGATCGTCCGCGCCGTGGTCGCGATGAGCCACGCGCTCGGCCTCAGCGTGATCGCCGAGGGCGTCGAGACGGTGTTGCAGCGTGAGGCTCTCTACCACGTCGGCGTGGTGAACGGGCAGGGCTGGCTGTGGGGCAAGGCGGTGCCGGCCACCGAGTTCGCCGAGCGCTGGCACCTGGCCGCGGCGCTGCCGGACATCCCGCTGCCGGTCGCCGCGGTGACCAGCTCCGGGCGGCACCGCCGCCCGGAGCAGGGCTAG
- a CDS encoding IS481 family transposase, translating to MPHANAPLTERGRLRLARCVVDDGWSLRRAADRFQVSPTTAKRWADRYQSEGAAGMRDRPSRPRHSPRRTPRPIERRVLHLRRSQRLGPVRIGWRLGLPASTCHAILRRAGAVPLTHLDRATAEPVRRYEHEAPGDLIHVDVKKLGNIPDGGGWRTQGRAQGKLNRTATTGHRTDRFGGARLGYAYLHTALDDHSRLAYTEILADETKETATAFWRRAHTWFAGHGISIARVLTDNGSCYISRLWRETCAELGVTVKKTRPYRPQTNGKVERFHRTLADEWAYSKPYTSENARRKALPRFLHTYNHHRYHSAIGGSPASRVPNLSGQNS from the coding sequence GTGCCCCACGCTAACGCTCCGTTGACCGAACGCGGCCGATTGAGGCTGGCCCGGTGCGTCGTCGATGACGGCTGGTCGCTACGGCGGGCCGCGGATCGGTTCCAGGTCAGCCCGACGACAGCGAAACGCTGGGCCGACCGCTACCAGAGCGAGGGCGCCGCCGGCATGCGCGATCGGCCCAGCCGGCCGCGTCACAGTCCCCGCCGCACACCCCGGCCGATCGAACGACGAGTGTTGCATCTACGTCGCAGCCAGCGCCTGGGCCCGGTCCGGATCGGTTGGCGACTCGGCTTGCCCGCCTCGACCTGCCACGCGATCCTGCGCCGGGCCGGTGCTGTACCCCTGACGCATCTGGACCGGGCCACCGCCGAACCGGTCCGCCGCTACGAACACGAAGCGCCCGGCGATCTGATCCACGTCGACGTCAAGAAACTCGGCAACATCCCCGACGGCGGCGGCTGGCGCACCCAAGGCCGCGCCCAGGGCAAACTCAACCGCACCGCCACGACCGGGCACCGCACCGACAGGTTCGGCGGCGCCCGGCTCGGCTACGCCTACCTGCACACCGCCCTCGACGACCATTCCCGCCTGGCCTACACCGAAATCCTGGCCGACGAAACGAAAGAGACCGCCACCGCCTTCTGGCGACGCGCCCACACCTGGTTCGCCGGCCACGGCATCAGCATCGCCCGGGTACTGACCGACAACGGCTCCTGCTACATCTCCCGCCTCTGGCGCGAGACCTGCGCCGAGCTGGGCGTCACCGTGAAAAAGACGCGTCCTTACCGGCCGCAGACCAACGGCAAAGTGGAACGCTTCCACCGCACACTGGCCGATGAATGGGCCTACTCCAAGCCATACACCAGCGAAAACGCCCGCCGCAAAGCCCTACCCCGTTTCCTGCACACCTACAATCACCACCGCTACCACTCCGCCATCGGCGGCTCACCCGCCAGCCGCGTTCCTAACCTCTCTGGGCAGAACAGCTAG
- a CDS encoding exodeoxyribonuclease III encodes MRFATWNVNSVKARLPRLLDWLEHTAPDVVCLQETKVAEDGFPADEVAELGYATAAYGQGRWNGVALLSRAGLDDVRRGFPGEPGYPGPEARAISAVCDGIRFMSVYVPNGRTPDDPHYLYKLQWLRVLRDVLAADLAAGPLVVAGDFNVAPTDADVWDPAVFAGSTHVTPPERDAIAALRELGLTDVPARAMKGDHPFTYWDYRAGMFHQNKGMRIDHVYASADLAATVTDAVVDREARKGKGPSDHAPVVVDLKR; translated from the coding sequence ATGCGCTTCGCCACCTGGAACGTCAATTCGGTCAAGGCCCGCCTGCCCCGCCTGCTCGACTGGCTGGAGCACACCGCCCCGGACGTGGTCTGTCTCCAGGAGACCAAGGTCGCCGAGGACGGCTTCCCCGCCGACGAGGTCGCCGAGCTCGGTTATGCGACCGCCGCGTACGGCCAGGGCCGCTGGAACGGCGTGGCCCTGCTCTCCCGGGCCGGCCTCGACGACGTCCGGCGCGGCTTCCCCGGCGAGCCGGGCTATCCGGGACCGGAGGCCCGCGCGATCAGCGCGGTCTGCGACGGCATCCGGTTCATGTCCGTCTACGTGCCGAACGGCCGCACCCCGGACGACCCGCACTACCTCTACAAACTTCAGTGGCTGCGGGTGCTGCGCGACGTGCTCGCCGCCGACCTGGCGGCCGGCCCGCTGGTGGTGGCCGGTGACTTCAACGTGGCGCCGACCGACGCGGACGTCTGGGACCCGGCGGTCTTCGCCGGCTCGACCCACGTCACGCCGCCGGAGCGGGACGCCATCGCGGCGCTGCGTGAGCTGGGGCTCACCGACGTGCCGGCCCGGGCCATGAAGGGCGATCACCCGTTCACCTATTGGGATTACCGCGCCGGGATGTTCCACCAGAACAAGGGCATGCGGATCGACCACGTCTACGCCAGCGCCGACCTGGCCGCCACGGTCACGGATGCCGTGGTGGACCGGGAGGCGCGCAAGGGCAAGGGCCCGTCCGATCACGCGCCGGTGGTCGTCGACCTGAAGCGGTGA
- a CDS encoding PP2C family protein-serine/threonine phosphatase gives MSTRTPGPAGDPRTPPGLATTLPAATPELVLAALNAAAEPIVLCATDHTVLLVNAAAQALVPGLAPGETLTAAPLPELAAAAAEDATTFRSEHHDRFLYGLRRPLGAGHYAWYLRDRTDEQQRTAALEAERARATFLADAGRHLSASLNLRRVRRTTAELAAGHLADAAVVILPPHRRQSSWTRMMPGHPAEEGTLPEHGLAEIPGLREVIDGFPPIPSRWLDPAQAPGWLLPAALGPIGALLVTPLPGNAAPAGALVLARLGAGATFSEQDEALVRVFAARAGAALAAAALYRDQVDTAAVLQADLLPPELPQADGFELAGSYQAAFEALQVGGDFYEVFGPSGANTDTLVALGDVCGTGPEAAVLTGKVRQTLRALRLMRARPDAMLRVLNQAMLESGRKHRFVTLLLGSITRAEHGRVRIGLVSGGHPPPLVLRTDGSVEEVPAGGTLLGVLPVTTVHPATVELAPGELCLLHTDGLTEARGGPSGHEEFGEARLRQALSACAGLPGPVTLERLRQLVSDWVHGGTTDDIAMLTVRAPARPPLSLRGGGAPNQSPYLMATRRADRRARPRA, from the coding sequence ATGTCAACCCGGACTCCGGGCCCGGCCGGCGATCCACGGACGCCACCGGGCCTGGCTACCACGCTGCCCGCAGCCACGCCCGAGCTGGTGCTGGCCGCTCTGAACGCGGCGGCCGAGCCGATCGTGCTGTGCGCCACCGACCACACGGTCCTGCTGGTCAACGCGGCCGCCCAGGCTCTGGTGCCCGGCCTCGCCCCGGGCGAAACCCTGACCGCGGCGCCGCTTCCGGAGCTGGCCGCGGCCGCGGCCGAAGACGCGACCACCTTCCGGTCCGAGCATCACGACCGATTTCTGTACGGGTTGCGGCGCCCGCTCGGCGCCGGCCACTACGCGTGGTATCTGCGGGACCGCACCGACGAGCAGCAGCGCACCGCCGCGCTGGAGGCCGAGCGGGCCCGGGCCACCTTCCTGGCCGACGCCGGCCGCCACCTGTCCGCCTCGCTGAACCTGCGCCGGGTCCGGCGGACCACCGCCGAGCTCGCGGCCGGCCACCTGGCCGACGCCGCGGTGGTGATCCTGCCCCCGCACCGGCGGCAGAGCTCCTGGACCAGGATGATGCCCGGCCACCCGGCCGAGGAGGGCACACTGCCCGAGCACGGCCTCGCCGAGATCCCCGGCCTGCGCGAGGTGATCGACGGCTTCCCGCCGATCCCGAGCCGCTGGCTGGACCCGGCGCAGGCGCCCGGCTGGCTCCTGCCGGCCGCGCTCGGCCCGATCGGCGCGCTGCTGGTCACCCCGCTGCCCGGCAACGCGGCGCCGGCCGGGGCGCTGGTCCTGGCCCGCCTCGGCGCCGGGGCCACGTTCAGCGAGCAGGACGAGGCGCTCGTCCGGGTGTTCGCGGCCCGGGCCGGCGCCGCTCTGGCGGCCGCCGCCCTCTACCGCGACCAGGTGGACACCGCCGCGGTGCTGCAGGCCGACCTGCTGCCGCCCGAGCTGCCCCAGGCCGACGGGTTCGAGCTGGCCGGCTCTTACCAGGCGGCGTTCGAGGCGCTCCAGGTCGGCGGCGACTTCTACGAGGTGTTCGGCCCGTCCGGGGCGAACACCGACACCCTGGTCGCGCTCGGCGACGTGTGCGGCACCGGGCCCGAGGCGGCGGTGCTGACCGGCAAGGTGCGCCAGACGCTGCGCGCGCTGCGCCTCATGCGGGCCCGGCCGGACGCCATGCTGCGGGTGCTCAACCAGGCGATGCTGGAGTCCGGCCGCAAACACCGGTTCGTCACCCTGCTGCTCGGCTCGATCACCCGGGCCGAGCACGGCCGCGTCCGGATCGGCCTGGTCAGCGGGGGCCACCCGCCGCCGCTGGTGCTGCGCACCGACGGCTCGGTCGAGGAGGTGCCGGCCGGCGGGACGCTGCTCGGCGTGCTGCCGGTGACGACGGTGCACCCGGCCACCGTCGAGCTGGCCCCCGGCGAGCTGTGCCTGCTGCACACCGACGGGCTGACCGAGGCGCGCGGCGGCCCGAGCGGCCACGAGGAGTTCGGCGAGGCCCGGCTGCGGCAGGCGCTGTCCGCGTGCGCCGGGCTGCCCGGCCCGGTCACCCTGGAACGCCTGCGTCAACTGGTCTCCGACTGGGTACACGGGGGCACCACGGACGACATCGCCATGCTGACGGTCCGCGCCCCGGCGCGACCACCGCTCAGCCTGCGCGGCGGCGGCGCACCGAACCAGTCGCCCTACCTCATGGCCACCCGCCGCGCCGACCGGAGGGCACGCCCACGCGCATGA
- a CDS encoding cobalamin B12-binding domain-containing protein yields MTTTRPSRSLDDPGLYQEYLDLVGDGDEYGATEIACELLDDGVPAARIMVDLIGGTQARVGELWAADEWSVAREHAATAVNERVLAAVAVRVHTPVRRGRITLACVDGEWHGLPARILAELLRQDGWRVDFLGASVPGPHLITHLHQTGPDAVALSCMIPTRLPRAHAAITACRAAGVPVIAGGRGFGPGGRYAERLGADAWAGSAEEAVTRLATDWPPPLLPEFPTEFLGDEEYTHLVRSRPQLIETAMHRLAAAYPPVHHYDQQQLESTVEDFGHIADFLAASLYISEPQVFRDFTTWTAGVLTARDVPVAALRAGLRLVRDQLIDFPTATATLDLALADLPAS; encoded by the coding sequence ATGACCACTACCCGACCGTCCCGCTCCCTCGACGACCCCGGCCTCTACCAGGAATATCTCGACCTGGTCGGGGACGGTGACGAGTACGGCGCCACCGAGATCGCCTGCGAGCTGCTGGACGACGGCGTCCCCGCCGCGCGGATCATGGTGGACCTGATCGGCGGCACCCAGGCCCGGGTCGGCGAGCTGTGGGCGGCCGACGAGTGGTCGGTGGCCCGGGAGCACGCCGCCACCGCGGTCAACGAGCGGGTGCTGGCCGCCGTCGCGGTCCGGGTGCACACGCCGGTCCGCCGCGGCCGGATCACCCTGGCCTGCGTGGACGGCGAGTGGCACGGCCTGCCCGCGCGGATCCTGGCCGAGCTGCTGCGCCAGGACGGCTGGCGGGTGGACTTCCTCGGCGCCAGCGTCCCCGGCCCGCACCTGATCACCCACCTGCACCAGACCGGCCCGGACGCGGTCGCGTTGAGCTGCATGATCCCGACCCGACTGCCCCGCGCCCACGCCGCGATCACTGCCTGCCGCGCCGCCGGTGTCCCGGTGATCGCCGGTGGCCGCGGTTTCGGTCCGGGCGGCCGGTACGCCGAGCGGCTGGGCGCCGACGCGTGGGCCGGCTCGGCCGAGGAGGCGGTGACCCGGCTCGCCACCGACTGGCCGCCACCGCTGCTTCCGGAGTTCCCCACCGAGTTCCTGGGCGACGAGGAGTACACCCACCTGGTCCGCTCCCGGCCCCAGCTGATCGAGACGGCGATGCACCGGCTGGCCGCGGCGTACCCGCCGGTCCACCACTACGACCAGCAACAGCTGGAGTCGACCGTCGAGGACTTCGGACACATCGCCGACTTCCTGGCCGCCTCGCTCTACATCAGCGAGCCCCAGGTCTTCCGCGACTTCACCACCTGGACCGCCGGGGTGCTGACCGCCCGCGACGTCCCGGTCGCCGCCCTGCGCGCCGGCCTGCGCCTGGTCCGCGACCAGCTCATCGACTTCCCCACCGCCACCGCGACCCTGGACCTGGCCCTGGCCGACCTGCCGGCATCCTGA
- a CDS encoding LamG-like jellyroll fold domain-containing protein yields MKMFNLTALVLLTVPALAAPAAAAPAVDPPPTLVARYNFDGGATAGKISDLSGKGSSLTVRGADNGTVAITTEGAGRYASFPALCATGAPCARAILEAPNAADLNPGTRNFRWAATVRVTAAQLRGKANVMQKGLAGAESSWKLQLTGKTGRAQCAMTAKGTGQIATATSARPIADGAWHKIVCERTATSLSISVDGVAGSRATIPATFAVDNTMPLRIGGPNFGASSDMYHGQLDDVYIQLG; encoded by the coding sequence ATGAAGATGTTCAACCTCACCGCACTGGTTCTGCTGACGGTCCCGGCACTGGCCGCCCCCGCGGCCGCCGCGCCCGCGGTGGACCCGCCGCCGACCCTGGTGGCGCGCTACAACTTCGACGGCGGCGCGACCGCCGGGAAGATCTCCGACCTCTCGGGCAAGGGCTCCAGCCTCACCGTCCGCGGCGCCGACAACGGCACCGTCGCGATCACCACCGAGGGCGCCGGACGGTACGCGTCGTTCCCCGCCCTCTGCGCCACCGGCGCCCCCTGCGCCCGCGCCATCCTCGAGGCTCCGAACGCCGCCGACCTCAACCCCGGCACCCGCAACTTCCGGTGGGCGGCGACCGTCCGGGTGACCGCCGCGCAGCTGCGCGGCAAGGCGAACGTCATGCAGAAGGGCCTGGCCGGCGCCGAGAGCTCCTGGAAGCTCCAGCTCACCGGCAAGACCGGGCGCGCCCAGTGCGCCATGACCGCCAAGGGCACCGGCCAGATCGCCACCGCCACCTCGGCCCGCCCGATCGCCGACGGCGCCTGGCACAAGATCGTCTGCGAGCGCACCGCGACCAGTCTGTCCATCTCGGTCGACGGCGTCGCCGGCTCCCGCGCCACGATCCCGGCCACCTTCGCCGTGGACAACACGATGCCGCTGCGCATCGGCGGCCCGAACTTCGGTGCCTCCAGCGACATGTACCACGGCCAGCTCGACGACGTGTACATCCAGCTCGGCTGA
- a CDS encoding DUF6401 family natural product biosynthesis protein, with translation MTNESIAFAAVTADSYLDEMMARVGVDGLAAAFAEPGLLATVDQHAAAVREALLDAGRAIDAEGLAAYARSIAAAAVRMSRPLPEPGFAPTTVAGWRTAGWPLLRLVAVCLIAESAGLL, from the coding sequence ATGACGAACGAGAGCATCGCCTTCGCCGCTGTTACCGCCGATTCCTACCTCGACGAGATGATGGCCCGCGTGGGAGTCGACGGCCTCGCCGCCGCGTTCGCCGAGCCGGGTCTGCTGGCCACCGTCGACCAGCACGCCGCCGCTGTCCGGGAGGCGCTGCTCGACGCGGGCCGGGCGATCGACGCGGAGGGGCTGGCGGCGTACGCCCGCAGCATCGCCGCCGCCGCGGTCCGGATGAGCCGCCCGCTGCCCGAGCCGGGCTTCGCCCCGACGACCGTGGCCGGGTGGCGTACCGCCGGCTGGCCGCTGCTGCGTCTCGTCGCGGTCTGCCTGATCGCCGAGTCCGCCGGACTTCTGTGA